A stretch of the Streptomyces ortus genome encodes the following:
- a CDS encoding TIGR03089 family protein, protein MTAIDRTPADLLRSALAADPARPLVTFYDDATGERVELSVATFANWVAKTANLLQGELGAEPGERVALLLPAHWQTAVWLLACSSAGVVAQVGGDAADADHVVAGPGQFEAGLACSGERVALSLAPLGRRFAQVPGGYVDYAVEVPGQGDVFRPYGPVDPEAAALVVAGAEFSGAEVVARAGGDGGGFGLVGAGGRVLSALSFDTWEGVSAGLYAPLAVGGSVVLCRNLERLGEDAVAKRVEDERVTSMAR, encoded by the coding sequence GTGACCGCCATCGACCGCACCCCTGCCGACCTGCTGCGATCCGCGCTCGCCGCCGATCCCGCGCGCCCCCTGGTGACCTTCTACGACGACGCCACGGGCGAACGCGTGGAACTGTCCGTGGCCACCTTCGCCAATTGGGTGGCCAAGACCGCCAATCTGCTCCAGGGCGAACTGGGCGCCGAGCCCGGCGAGCGGGTGGCGCTGCTGCTGCCCGCGCACTGGCAGACGGCGGTGTGGCTGCTCGCGTGTTCCTCGGCGGGGGTCGTGGCGCAGGTCGGGGGCGACGCGGCGGACGCCGATCATGTGGTCGCCGGGCCCGGGCAGTTCGAGGCGGGGCTCGCGTGCTCCGGGGAGCGGGTGGCGCTGTCGCTCGCGCCGCTGGGGCGTCGCTTCGCGCAGGTGCCGGGGGGATACGTCGACTACGCGGTCGAGGTGCCCGGGCAGGGGGACGTGTTCCGGCCGTACGGGCCTGTGGACCCCGAGGCCGCGGCGTTGGTCGTCGCGGGGGCGGAGTTTTCGGGGGCGGAGGTTGTGGCGCGGGCTGGGGGGGACGGGGGTGGGTTTGGGCTGGTGGGGGCTGGGGGGCGGGTGTTGTCCGCGTTGTCCTTTGACACGTGGGAAGGGGTCAGTGCGGGGTTGTACGCGCCGTTGGCTGTGGGGGGGTCCGTGGTGTTGTGCCGGAACCTTGAGCGGTTGGGGGAGGATGCGGTTGCCAAGCGGGTCGAGGATGAGCGGGTCACATC